One genomic window of Bacteroidota bacterium includes the following:
- a CDS encoding RidA family protein, whose translation MKRKLISSGSDFESRIGYSRAVVDGPYVFVAGTTGFDYSTMTIPEDVVDQADQCFRNIEKALQEAGSNLNDVVRVLYIFPERSDFERCWPIFQKYFGVCRPAATMIVAGLYDERMKVEIEVTARIREY comes from the coding sequence ATGAAAAGAAAATTAATTTCGAGCGGATCCGATTTTGAATCCAGAATCGGTTACTCACGTGCCGTGGTGGATGGGCCGTATGTTTTTGTGGCGGGTACAACCGGATTTGATTATTCCACCATGACCATTCCAGAGGATGTCGTGGATCAGGCCGATCAATGTTTCAGGAATATTGAGAAGGCATTACAGGAGGCAGGAAGCAATCTGAATGATGTGGTCCGTGTGCTGTACATTTTCCCCGAGCGATCTGATTTTGAGCGTTGCTGGCCGATCTTTCAAAAGTATTTTGGAGTCTGCCGTCCTGCAGCCACCATGATCGTGGCGGGATTGTATGACGAGCGGATGAAGGTGGAAATTGAAGTGACGGCAAGAATCAGGGAATACTGA
- a CDS encoding energy transducer TonB — MKILLLILLPLSLFSCVAITKMKDSSDTKLEKTSVAVVDTTKEYEIADTLPEMKKGLSELASRLVIPTEFLNSGLENGTVVVRALIGINGKVIKTSIIKSLGYGCDEQVVSALNETPFSPGVIKGTAVKVWITIPIRFKK, encoded by the coding sequence ATGAAGATTCTGCTTTTAATCCTTTTACCACTTTCCCTATTTTCCTGTGTAGCAATCACGAAAATGAAGGATTCCTCTGATACTAAATTGGAAAAGACATCTGTGGCCGTGGTTGATACAACCAAAGAATACGAAATCGCGGATACGTTGCCTGAAATGAAGAAGGGCCTTTCAGAACTGGCGAGCAGACTAGTCATACCAACTGAATTTTTGAACTCAGGGTTAGAAAATGGAACAGTTGTTGTTCGTGCATTGATTGGAATAAATGGGAAGGTCATTAAGACTTCAATTATAAAAAGTCTTGGTTATGGGTGTGATGAACAAGTTGTTTCTGCCTTGAATGAGACTCCGTTTTCACCGGGTGTCATAAAGGGTACAGCGGTGAAAGTGTGGATAACTATTCCGATTAGATTTAAGAAATAA
- a CDS encoding isoprenylcysteine carboxylmethyltransferase family protein, protein MIGIPILIGLLFLPAGTWAYREAWFYLLTLLIPMSLILVYFLKKDPALLIRRMKTGEKEPTQKLIVRLALIPFLLAFILPGLDHRFGWSSVPDPVVVVATVCILLGYLLFFLVLKENRFASRVIEVVNEQRVIQSGPYRLIRHPMYLGAILIYVASPVALGSNWALLPAVGIIPVLMARIVNEEQVLTRELRGYQEYKEITRYRLLPGIW, encoded by the coding sequence ATGATTGGTATTCCCATCCTGATCGGACTTTTGTTTCTTCCGGCTGGGACCTGGGCATACCGGGAGGCCTGGTTCTATCTTCTCACGCTGCTGATTCCCATGTCGTTGATTCTGGTTTATTTTCTGAAAAAGGATCCGGCACTTCTGATCCGACGGATGAAAACCGGAGAGAAAGAACCCACCCAGAAATTGATTGTCAGGCTTGCTCTCATTCCCTTCCTGCTGGCTTTCATTTTGCCTGGTCTGGATCATCGGTTCGGCTGGTCCTCTGTTCCGGATCCGGTAGTGGTTGTGGCGACCGTCTGTATCCTTTTGGGGTATCTCCTGTTTTTTCTGGTTTTGAAAGAAAACCGGTTTGCTTCACGGGTAATCGAAGTCGTGAATGAACAGCGTGTTATTCAAAGCGGACCCTATCGCCTGATTCGTCATCCGATGTATCTGGGCGCCATACTGATTTATGTGGCCTCTCCGGTTGCCCTGGGGTCCAATTGGGCCCTTTTACCAGCCGTCGGAATTATTCCTGTTCTGATGGCCCGGATTGTAAATGAGGAGCAGGTGCTTACCAGAGAACTGCGCGGATACCAGGAATACAAGGAAATAACACGCTACCGTCTGCTACCGGGTATCTGGTAG
- a CDS encoding tetratricopeptide repeat protein, whose product MKWVISFVFIPLLWSPSLLHGQEMERFLSNQQIIKMMEKSPTSYEVKSLRDLDGIPPDKLRKEIFPDLNQLIEYPLIEEDDSSLSVSSFEFDSLALSVLMEGEEYYQSGNYQKALSYYEKAIQISEKFYIAYLNAGDCHLMQGNLSQALQYYEKAHEINPYDYRTSFFQGTVYLRNGDYSNAKKCYIKALSLKPRHQNLMFLLKSKEKELGIRVNSRRFEPIAVVRKEGDGVAIYVDEDREPFWISYAFAKSIWIGEKDYRSRISASNDSGWNSRAEKQAILSMLETYMIMIEEDPKNRNEYCELILKIANDGYLDEFILYEIASQMNPNIVLSVPGKYKDRIREYVERYVITDLN is encoded by the coding sequence ATGAAATGGGTTATATCATTTGTTTTTATACCATTGTTGTGGAGTCCCTCACTCTTACATGGTCAGGAGATGGAAAGGTTTCTTTCGAACCAGCAAATTATTAAGATGATGGAGAAATCACCTACGTCTTATGAAGTAAAAAGTCTGCGAGATCTCGATGGAATACCTCCTGATAAATTACGAAAAGAAATTTTTCCTGACCTGAATCAACTGATTGAATATCCATTAATTGAGGAAGATGATTCTTCATTATCTGTAAGTTCATTTGAATTTGACAGTCTTGCTCTGAGTGTTCTCATGGAGGGTGAAGAGTATTATCAGAGTGGAAACTATCAGAAAGCCCTTTCCTATTATGAAAAGGCCATTCAAATCTCAGAAAAATTCTACATCGCCTATTTGAATGCAGGGGATTGTCACTTGATGCAAGGCAATCTGAGTCAGGCATTGCAATATTATGAAAAGGCTCACGAAATAAATCCATATGACTATCGTACCTCATTTTTCCAGGGTACTGTTTATTTGAGAAACGGTGACTACTCAAATGCAAAAAAGTGTTATATAAAGGCGCTTTCTTTAAAGCCCCGACATCAGAATCTTATGTTTTTACTGAAGAGCAAAGAAAAGGAATTGGGAATCAGGGTTAACAGCAGAAGGTTTGAACCGATAGCTGTTGTAAGAAAAGAGGGAGATGGAGTGGCTATTTACGTGGATGAAGACAGGGAACCCTTTTGGATCTCATATGCCTTTGCCAAGTCAATTTGGATTGGTGAGAAAGATTATCGGTCTAGAATCAGTGCATCAAATGATAGCGGATGGAATTCGAGGGCAGAGAAACAGGCGATCCTCTCAATGTTGGAAACCTATATGATCATGATAGAGGAGGATCCCAAAAACCGTAATGAGTATTGTGAATTAATTCTTAAAATAGCGAATGATGGTTATCTGGATGAGTTTATCCTGTATGAAATAGCATCTCAGATGAATCCGAATATTGTTCTTTCCGTTCCCGGCAAATACAAAGACAGAATAAGAGAATATGTAGAAAGGTACGTCATAACCGATTTAAATTAA